DNA from Agarilytica rhodophyticola:
GCGCCAACATAATCAATAACTTGTGCTGCCCTAACAGCAGCCTCACCCATATTCTTACGCAAAACATCCGATAAATTAGGCGCTGGAGCCTCTTCGATAACTTTTTGATGGCGACGTTGCACAGAACAGTCACGATCAAACAAATAAACACCCTGACCTTTTTTATCACAAAAAACCTGTACTTCAACATGACGCGGCTTCGCGAGATACTTCTCCATTAGCATGTGATCGTCGCCAAAGCTGGATAATGATTCTCGCTTTGCTTCTGTTAATGACTGTAAAAATTGTTTCTCATCATATACTGGACGCATCCCTCTTCCGCCACCACCAGCAGCGGCTTTTAATAAAATAGGGTATCCCATATTATCAGCAATACGTTTTAACTCTTCGGGGTCTTGATTATCACCGTGATAACCAGGCACCAGAGGAACGTTAGCTGTTTCCATAATCGTTTTAGCTGCAGACTTCGATCCCATCGCTGCAATTGACTTGGCTGGAGGCCCTATAAACGCAATATTATCCTGTTCGCATAATTTACAGAAATCCGCATTTTCAGATAGAAAGCCATAGCCTGGATGAATTGCTTGCGCGCCAGTAATTTTTGCTGCTGCCAATATTTTTTCGGCAACAAGATAAGATTCTGACGCTGGAGAAGGCCCGATATAAACAGCTTCATCGGCAGCCTCTACATGCATTGCATTTTTATCAGCATCTGAATAAACCGCAACACTTAAAATACCTAGTTTTTTTGCCGTCCGAATTATTCTGCAAGCAATTTCGCCACGGTTTGCTATTAAGATTTTATTAAACATTTAATTCGTCTCTGCTGCGCTTAGTGAAAAGTTGACTTAATATTAATTTTTCTTATTTTTACTGGCCAAAAACCTTCCCAAGCGTTCTTGTCCTTCAGATGAAACTCGTGCACTGGCAATGCTGTTGCTGGTATATTGCATGAGTTCTTCATCAACCATACGATAGCTGACATTAAAAATTAGCTGTTTTGCTTCGCGCATCGCATTGGAACCATTTGCCAGTAGCGCGACGAGACATTTTTCTATTGTTTCATCTAAGTGTTCCGGAGGAACTACTTCGCTAAGCAAACCTAATTTTTCTGCTGTAGTAGCTGAAAATACTTCTGCTGTTTGAAAATATCGGCGACAAGCTCGCTGACCGATTGCGGCAATAACATAAGGGCTAATAGTAGCCGGTATCAGCCCCAGTTTAACTTCGCTCAAACAAAAATTCGCTGCAGGTGTGGCAAAGGCTATATCGCAACAGGCGATCAAACCAATAGCACCACCATATGCTGCTCCTTGTACGCGAGCAATCGTCGGCTTAGGGATGCGATTAAGTGTATCTAGCATATTAGCTAGTGCTCGTGCATCGTTAACATTATCTTGGTGGTTATAATCAACCATACGGCGCATCCAATTCAAATCGGCGCCGGCAGAAAAGCTCTTGCCCTCAGCTTTTAGAATTACAGCTTTGATGTCATCGTCATCAGCTATTTGAGAAAAAATGCTCTGTAATTTTGCAATTATCTCATCATTAAATGCATTATGTTTTTCGGGACGAGATAATATAACACTGGCAATACCGCGATGATCTTTTTCCAAACAAACAAATTCATTATTCATTTTAATCATTCCTCTACATACGGAATACGCCAAAGCGTGTTTCAGGAATCTCTTGATTTAATGATGCAGACAAACACATAGCCAGTACTCGGCGTGTTTGTGCCGGATCAATAATACCGTCATCCCACAATCGCGCAGAAGCATAGTAAGGATGGCCTTGTTCGTCGTAGCGCTGAATAATTTTGTCTTTAAACTCTTCAGCATTGTCGGTATTCCACTCTAAACCTCGTTTCTCACTTTGCGCTCGTTTTACCTGTTCAAGCACGCTAGCAGCTTGCTCTCCGCCCATCACCGAAATTCTCGCATTGGGCCACATAAAAAGGAAACGTGGATCATAAGCTCGTCCACACATTCCATAATTACCGGCACCAAAAGAACCGCCAATAATAAAAGTAATTTTTGGTACCTGAGCGCAGGCCACTGCTGTCACTAGTTTGGCACCATGTTTAGCAATACCCTGTGATTCGTATTGTTTGCCTACCATAAAACCTGTGATGTTTTGCAAAAACACTAAGGGAATCTTACGTTGACAGCACAACTCAACAAAGTGTGCTCCCTTCTGAGCAGACTCACTAAATAGGATACCATTATTGGCAATAATACCTACCGGATAACCATTAACGCGAGCAAAACCACACACCAAAGTTGTACCGTAAAGCGACTTAAATTCATCAAAAGCTGAGCCGTCGACTACACGAGCAATAATTTCTCTGACATCAAAGGGTTTTCTTGAGTCTGTGGGAATAACACCATAAATCTCATTGACATCATAAAGAGGGGGCTCACTTTTTTTAATTTCGATATCCGTAGGTTTAATACGATTTAAACGGGATATTGAGCGACGAGCCAACTTAAGAGCATGATGATCATTTTGCGCATAGTGATCGGCGACACCAGAGTCACGACAATGGACATCAGCGCCACCAAGTTCTTCCGCTGATACATCTTCACCCGTTGCCGCTTTTACCAAAGGTGGCCCAGCTAAAAAGATAGTGCCTTGATTCTTCACAATAATCGATTCGTCCGCCATAGCGGGTACATAAGCCCCACCTGCAGTACAAGATCCCATTACAACTGCTATCTGGGGAATATTTTTAGCGGACATATTGGCCTGATTGAAAAAAATACGTCCAAAATGTTCACGATCAGGAAATACTTCATCTTGTTGAGGTAAATTGGCACCACCAGAGTCTACAAGATAGATACAAGGTAAATTGTTTTGCTCGGCAATAGCTTGTGCACGCAAATGTTTTTTTACAGTTAAAGGAAAATAACTTCCACCCTTTACTGTCGCGTCATTAGCAACGATCATACATTCTTGACCCGCGACAGAACCTATGCCGGCAATAATTCCAGCAGCAGGTACATTATCTTCATACACTTTATAAGCTGCCATTTGACCAATTTCTAAAAATGGCGATGCCGAATCTAATAATGCGTCTATGCGCTCTCTTGGCAATAGTTTACCTCGCGCTTTATGACGTTCTTGGTAAGCAGCCCCACCTCCTTCAAGAATACTTTTGACTTTTTGTTTCAGATCTTCGACTAAGCTCATCATCTTCTCACTATTGGCGAGAAAATCTTGCGACTTAATATTGAGTTTCGATTTAATTATCGTCATAAAGTAAGCCTTATTTATTATTGATATTGCACTTTCAATATAATCTGCAGCATTTTAAGCAGTATATTTAAATGCTGCCCTTAAACAATTGCGGCTTTGCCTGAGAGAGTTCATTGTTTAAGGGCTTATATGAGTCTTTATATACCGACTATTTAGGGTAGTTATCTCTAGAGACTATTTCATAAATTTTGTATTTATCGAAACAGCTTCTAAGAAGTTTCTTTAAATAACTCACGTCCAATTAACATGCGGCGGATTTCAGATGTACCTGCACCAATTTCATATAACTTGGCGTCACGTAACAACCTGGCTGCGGGAAACTCATTGGTGTAACCATTACCACCGAGAATTTGAATAGCATCAAGTGCATGTTGTGTTGCGCGCTCAGCCGTATACAAAATAACGGCCGCAGCATCTTTGCGCGTTGTTTCACCGCGATCACAAGCTTGCGCCACACTGTATAAATAAGCACGCGAAGCATTTAACTCAGCGTACATATCGGCGACTTTGCCTTGAATTAATTGGAATTCGCCAATACTTTGACCGAATTGTTTGCGGTCATGAATATAAGGTACAACGGTATCCATACAGGCTTGCATAATGCCGACAGGGCCACCAGATAAAATCACACGTTCGTAGTCCAGGCCTGACATAAGAACACGAACACCCTGATTTTCTTCTCCTAGAATATTTTCCGCTGGAACCTTACAGTCTTCAAAAATCAGCTCACAAGTATTCGATCCTCTCATGCCTAATTTATCAAGCTTTTGTGCTTGCGAAAATCCAGGAGTATTACGTTCAACAATAAAAGCTGTAATACCTCTGGCACCCGCATTAATATCGGTCTTTGCATAAATCACATAAGTATCAGCATCGGGTCCATTGGTAATCCACATTTTATTCCCGTTGAGAATATAATGATCACCATTTTTATCCGCTCGCAGTTTTAAACTCACCACATCAGAACCAGCATTAGGCTCCGACATAGCCAATGCTCCTACATGTTCACCACTGCAAAGTTTAGGTAAATACTTTTCTTTTTGTGCTTCATTGCCATTACGATGAATTTGATTAACACATAAATTAGAGTGTGCACCGTAAGACAAACCTACAGAGGCTGAAGCTCGTGAAACTTCTTCCATCGCTATAGCATGGGCAATATACCCCATACCACTACCGCCATACTTTTCATCGACGGTCATTCCCAACAAACCCATGTCACCAAACTTTCGCCACATATCACTTGGAAAGTTGTTTTCAAGATCGATATGCGCTGCTCGGGGAGCGAGCTCTGCCTGACAGAACTTGTTAACTGAGTCACGTAACATGTCGATATCAGAACCCAAACCAAAATTGAGTACTTGATAATTCACGTTCATAGCAATACCTATTTATTTTAAATTTTTCATCGCATTTAGACAGCGTTTTTCTGCGTCATTAATTTCTCTTTGCAGGATTTTTATATCATCCAACTGTCGGGCTAATGACTCTTTCTTTTCCCGTATTTTTTGCAAATACTTTTCTAACTGCTTTTGGTTATTATGTTGAGGATTATACAGTTCTATCAGATCCTTACTCTCATCGATAGAGAAACCTAATCTGCGACCACGCAAGATCAGTATTAGGCGCACCCTGTCCGCTTGGGAGTAAATTCTTTTCTGTCCTTCGCGTACAGGCTGTAACAACCCTTTGTCTTCGTAAAAGCGAATAGTCCGAGTTGTAATATCAAATTCATTTGCCAATTCGGAAATTGTATAACTTTGAAACTGCATCAATTAACCCAAAAGCCTTATGTAGGCACATATCTCAAAAAATTTATCAGTGCACAACTCTAGTTTACCTTTACGTAAAGGTAAAGCAGAAAATAAACATGCTGATAATTTTTTACAATATTAAGCCTGTCAATAATAAGGTAATGATAAGTAAGCACTTAAATCGTACTTACTTATACAATCTCTAAGCCATTTCCCATTACTTAGATTGTAATGATCGATCACTTCCTTCTTGTAACACATCCGTATTTGCTTGCTCTATACGCTCTTCGGCGAGAATATTGGCAATCTCAGAAGTAGTTCCTTTTCCTTGTTCAGCGCGCTGGAAAATTTCTGCGAGAGTGCCACCAATACGTTCCACATGCTTAGTAGCAGCATCCCATGTGCGACCACTTAGCATAAACTGCACATGAATAATTCCACCAGCACTAATCACAAAATCAGGTGCATAGAGAATACCTTTTTCCTGCAAGATACTGCCGTGCTCTTCCCGCTCTAATTGGTTATTGGCGCAACCGGCAATAATCGGAGCTGCGATCTTATCAATAGTATTGTCATTGATGGCACCGCCTAAAGCGCAAGGGGAGTAGACATCTACATCTAAGGTATGAATGGTGTCATTTTCGCAAGCAGTAGCACCACACTCATCTACAGCTCTTTTCACGTTTTCAGGATTAATGTCCGAAACATATAATTTAGCGCCTTCACCATGTAAGTGTTTTGCTAGACCAAAGCCAACATTGCCAACACCTTGGATCGCAATTTTAACGCCATTTAGATCTGTGGTTCCTAGTTTTTGCTCAACAGCAGCTTTAATACCAATGAAAACACCATAAGCTGTTGCCGGCGAAGGATCACCACTGCGCAAGCGATTGTGTTCATCAACAGAATTGCGGACACCGGCAACGTGCTCGGTTTGGGCAGCCATTATTTGCAAGTCTTCTACTGAAATGCCGGAGTCCTGAGCAGCGATATAATTGCCACCCAAACGATCAATAAATGCCCCCATAGATTGAAACAGTGCAGTACTTTTATCTGTGCGAGGGTCACCAATAATGACAGATTTACCACCCCCTAGAGGCAATTCGGCTAATGCAGATTTATAAGTCATACCGCGAGATAAGCGCAGAACATCTTTCAGAGCATCTTCATCACTGCTGTAAGGGAACATTCTACAACCGCCAAGAGAGGGGCCTAAGGTGGTGTTGTGAACAGCGATAATCGCTTTTAAGCCTGTTTTCTTGTCATGACCGAACACTACATTTTCATGTTGCGAAAAATCTATCGCATCAAATACTGCCATTACCTTACACCTCTCTATGATGTTTATATTTTATTATTCTGGACAACTGCTTTTACAGAGCCTTCAAGCTTTCCTCATTTTATTCGCAAAGCAGAGGAAAAATATTCCTAAATAACCTTATTTTGTTTGAAAATTGAATATATAATTCACTTAACACTATTTTAAAGAAATGCTTATTCATGAAGTTTGATAAAAAAGATGTGGAGATTCTGAAGATACTCCAGACAGACGGGCGCATGTCTACCGCTGAAATCGCCGAAAAGGTAAATATGTCTCAGTCACCATGCTGGCGAAGAATCAACCAGTTTGAACGTGATGGCGTGATAAAAAACAAGGTAAACTTGCTTGACCGCTCGAAACTCGGAATGGATATGGTGGTATTTACCTCCATCAATCTGGTTAGCACTAACTTAGAAAGCATCGAGACATTTGAGCGAGAAATCGTCAACTTACCAGAGGTTGTAGAGTGTTATACCATGACAGGAATGATTGATTATATGCTCAAGATTGTAACGAGAGATATTCAACACTATGAACAATTTGTACGCTCTCATTTGGCCTTGATCCCAAATATTCGAGAGACCCACTCTCACGTCTCAGTGACCGAAATTAAGGACACTTCATGCCTGCCTTTGGAGACACAGCTGTAAATTTCGCTGCTGTGGGACTTGTTAAATGGCTGCTACTGTTTTAGCAGCCATTTTTCAATTTCGAATATATGTGGATCTTCAATATTTAGAGCTCGAAGCGCATTGGCCAGACAAAATACATAGTCCTTATTTTCGCCACTGGGGCCACGGCAGTCAGATATATGTTTGGCAATATCAAACTCGGACGCCTCACCCAGAAAAGCCTCATTGTCTTCAGGTGCAATGTACACCAAGCCCGCTTTTTTTTGTTGATCAGCAAAATAAAGATCCATTTCATAGCGAAGATAGCCGTTTTTTTCTCGATAATCTAAATGTTCAAACACTTCATGACTAACTTGATAAGCAATACCATGGCAAATTTCACCTTTAGTTGGAATAAGAGTTAACACTCTTCCAGGTTTTTCTGGAGTACCACGGTGATCATGACTGCCCTGCCAAAAACGGCGCGTCCATCCAACAATACTTGTTTGCGCTTTGGCAATAAAAGGAAAATCAACTTTATAAATCAACGAACCGTAAGCAAATACCCATATTTCATCGTAAGTGGTTAGGTCTTGTCTGAGTTTATTAAGTTCTTGGGTATTAAAAGACATCTTGGCTACAACATTAAATTCTTTTCAACAGATTCGGCACTATAACAGAAAAAATCTGGGAGTAAACTGGCACCTATACTTTCTTGACAGTACTGAGCCTCTATTAAAATCTGTTAAGAAACCAAGTATTTCTCATCCATTTTTTCTGCAGATACTCATTATTGAAAAAAATAAAGATTATTAGATTTTTGATAATTCTCACCTATCTATTATTTATTTTATTAAGCTGACAACGGTATATGTTTAATGTTTGCTGCAGAAGTATAAAAGTTATGAAATAACGCTGACTAAATTAATTACATAATAGAATAGAACATATTTTTATTTATTTATACAAAGCCTATAAATGGTAATGATATTGATTAATAAAGTAGAATTTTCATAACAATACGAGAAGAGGAAAACATGCCACCTGGACTGTTAAGGGCTACTGATATCCGCAACACCGCCCATGTAACAGCAGCTAGAGTCGCCCAAGCACAGAAATTTTTACGGGCACTTAGAGCAAGGGATACAAGGCCTATGTTGCAAAACAAGTCGACTAAATATGATCACGTATTGCACGTTGGTTTTCAGTGGAGAAATAAACGCGATATTAATATTGATGAAAACTTTAGGCTTCGAAGAGAAGCTTTTAGGCGCAAAGGGCTGCCCAAGCAAAATTTTCATAAACTAGTTATGAGAGCAGACTTAATGGAAGGACGCTTGAACCGTGGAGAAAAATCGCGCTCTACAGAAAAATATATAAATGATGTACAGAAAAAAATTGAATCAGGCAGACATGTAAAAATCTCAATAGATACTGATGGTAGTCCAGATAAATGGTATGTCCATACTAGGCGCAAGACTGATACACAAAAAGCAAAATATAAAGAATTTAAACCTGAACATGTTATTGATACTTGGGCAATGTCAGGCATGTCCAACTTAAAAGGCAGAAATAGACTTACATTTAATATTATCTCTTGTGACGGAGGGGAAGAATTGGCACATAGAGTGGAACAGAGACTGCGCCATCACGGCGTTACGGGGTGCAAAGTAACAGGCTATAAAAGTCGTGCTCACGCAAATAATGATGGTGCATATAGGGTAGAAGGGTATGAACCTGGAACCATGTTAGTTAGGCGTAAAAAGAACCCTAAGCAAGTAGTTAAACCCAATTGTAAAGGCCCTAATAGCAAATATAAAACAACACGCTTCATCTCTGAAAGCGGCAGTAGATAGGTTTAACTGATAGACATATAAGGGCTTTAAGAAAAAGCCACCCAAGCTCTTATATGTTTTACAGGAGAGCTTAAAAGCCTGAATGAATGATGGATTTACCCATTAGCTTGAGTATTAACAGCATTCATTAAATTAGTCATTTGTGCCTTAGTCAG
Protein-coding regions in this window:
- a CDS encoding enoyl-CoA hydratase/isomerase family protein, whose amino-acid sequence is MNNEFVCLEKDHRGIASVILSRPEKHNAFNDEIIAKLQSIFSQIADDDDIKAVILKAEGKSFSAGADLNWMRRMVDYNHQDNVNDARALANMLDTLNRIPKPTIARVQGAAYGGAIGLIACCDIAFATPAANFCLSEVKLGLIPATISPYVIAAIGQRACRRYFQTAEVFSATTAEKLGLLSEVVPPEHLDETIEKCLVALLANGSNAMREAKQLIFNVSYRMVDEELMQYTSNSIASARVSSEGQERLGRFLASKNKKN
- a CDS encoding Glu/Leu/Phe/Val family dehydrogenase, with product MAVFDAIDFSQHENVVFGHDKKTGLKAIIAVHNTTLGPSLGGCRMFPYSSDEDALKDVLRLSRGMTYKSALAELPLGGGKSVIIGDPRTDKSTALFQSMGAFIDRLGGNYIAAQDSGISVEDLQIMAAQTEHVAGVRNSVDEHNRLRSGDPSPATAYGVFIGIKAAVEQKLGTTDLNGVKIAIQGVGNVGFGLAKHLHGEGAKLYVSDINPENVKRAVDECGATACENDTIHTLDVDVYSPCALGGAINDNTIDKIAAPIIAGCANNQLEREEHGSILQEKGILYAPDFVISAGGIIHVQFMLSGRTWDAATKHVERIGGTLAEIFQRAEQGKGTTSEIANILAEERIEQANTDVLQEGSDRSLQSK
- a CDS encoding gamma-glutamylcyclotransferase codes for the protein MSFNTQELNKLRQDLTTYDEIWVFAYGSLIYKVDFPFIAKAQTSIVGWTRRFWQGSHDHRGTPEKPGRVLTLIPTKGEICHGIAYQVSHEVFEHLDYREKNGYLRYEMDLYFADQQKKAGLVYIAPEDNEAFLGEASEFDIAKHISDCRGPSGENKDYVFCLANALRALNIEDPHIFEIEKWLLKQ
- a CDS encoding carboxyl transferase domain-containing protein, producing MTIIKSKLNIKSQDFLANSEKMMSLVEDLKQKVKSILEGGGAAYQERHKARGKLLPRERIDALLDSASPFLEIGQMAAYKVYEDNVPAAGIIAGIGSVAGQECMIVANDATVKGGSYFPLTVKKHLRAQAIAEQNNLPCIYLVDSGGANLPQQDEVFPDREHFGRIFFNQANMSAKNIPQIAVVMGSCTAGGAYVPAMADESIIVKNQGTIFLAGPPLVKAATGEDVSAEELGGADVHCRDSGVADHYAQNDHHALKLARRSISRLNRIKPTDIEIKKSEPPLYDVNEIYGVIPTDSRKPFDVREIIARVVDGSAFDEFKSLYGTTLVCGFARVNGYPVGIIANNGILFSESAQKGAHFVELCCQRKIPLVFLQNITGFMVGKQYESQGIAKHGAKLVTAVACAQVPKITFIIGGSFGAGNYGMCGRAYDPRFLFMWPNARISVMGGEQAASVLEQVKRAQSEKRGLEWNTDNAEEFKDKIIQRYDEQGHPYYASARLWDDGIIDPAQTRRVLAMCLSASLNQEIPETRFGVFRM
- a CDS encoding MerR family transcriptional regulator, whose translation is MQFQSYTISELANEFDITTRTIRFYEDKGLLQPVREGQKRIYSQADRVRLILILRGRRLGFSIDESKDLIELYNPQHNNQKQLEKYLQKIREKKESLARQLDDIKILQREINDAEKRCLNAMKNLK
- a CDS encoding Lrp/AsnC family transcriptional regulator, translated to MKFDKKDVEILKILQTDGRMSTAEIAEKVNMSQSPCWRRINQFERDGVIKNKVNLLDRSKLGMDMVVFTSINLVSTNLESIETFEREIVNLPEVVECYTMTGMIDYMLKIVTRDIQHYEQFVRSHLALIPNIRETHSHVSVTEIKDTSCLPLETQL
- a CDS encoding isovaleryl-CoA dehydrogenase, with the translated sequence MNVNYQVLNFGLGSDIDMLRDSVNKFCQAELAPRAAHIDLENNFPSDMWRKFGDMGLLGMTVDEKYGGSGMGYIAHAIAMEEVSRASASVGLSYGAHSNLCVNQIHRNGNEAQKEKYLPKLCSGEHVGALAMSEPNAGSDVVSLKLRADKNGDHYILNGNKMWITNGPDADTYVIYAKTDINAGARGITAFIVERNTPGFSQAQKLDKLGMRGSNTCELIFEDCKVPAENILGEENQGVRVLMSGLDYERVILSGGPVGIMQACMDTVVPYIHDRKQFGQSIGEFQLIQGKVADMYAELNASRAYLYSVAQACDRGETTRKDAAAVILYTAERATQHALDAIQILGGNGYTNEFPAARLLRDAKLYEIGAGTSEIRRMLIGRELFKETS